In Microbacterium cremeum, a genomic segment contains:
- a CDS encoding sensor histidine kinase: MFRRMKPYQLVVDVGLAVVFFLVATPVEAVMGGGYLGTGSPSADAWRMLSAFVTALLFSGALAMRRLSPALALGLAWAGALVQIALGRSPSFSDLAIFAVLYTTAAYGSRGVSRAGLASTVVGALVITVYLMAGPGFANGMPSWDAIPSALLMLVAAGFALGLSWTIGALVRSAVRARETREAQQRAESEAIAEQERVRIARDMHDVVAHSLTVVIAQANGARYAAAADPAAAAAALETISSTAGAALADVRLLLTQLRHSQSDGPQPTLADLEALYAQVRAAGVPLRVDVDPVPPGAPPAAAQLAVYRILQEALTNALRHGAPGKPVDVRLSWYPDRVEVAVRNGLAERAPTGADPARGHGIIGMRERAQLAGGRLEAGAHPGGSFLVSAVIPIGASA, from the coding sequence GTGTTCCGCCGCATGAAGCCCTACCAGCTCGTCGTCGACGTCGGGCTCGCGGTGGTCTTCTTCCTCGTCGCGACGCCGGTCGAAGCGGTGATGGGCGGGGGCTACCTGGGCACGGGCTCCCCGTCGGCCGACGCGTGGAGGATGCTGTCCGCGTTCGTCACCGCCCTCCTGTTCAGCGGCGCGCTCGCCATGCGACGGCTGTCGCCGGCGCTCGCGCTGGGCCTGGCGTGGGCCGGCGCCCTGGTGCAGATCGCGCTGGGCCGCTCGCCCAGCTTCTCGGACCTCGCCATCTTCGCGGTCCTGTACACGACGGCGGCCTACGGCTCGCGCGGGGTGTCGCGCGCCGGCCTCGCCTCGACCGTCGTGGGCGCGCTCGTGATCACGGTCTACCTCATGGCCGGCCCCGGCTTCGCGAACGGGATGCCGTCGTGGGATGCCATCCCCTCCGCCCTGCTCATGCTGGTCGCGGCGGGCTTCGCGCTCGGCCTGTCGTGGACCATCGGCGCGCTCGTGCGCAGCGCCGTGCGAGCGCGCGAGACCCGCGAGGCGCAGCAGCGCGCCGAGTCCGAGGCGATCGCCGAGCAGGAGCGTGTGCGCATCGCCCGGGACATGCACGACGTCGTGGCGCATTCGCTCACCGTCGTGATCGCGCAGGCGAACGGCGCGCGCTACGCGGCGGCCGCCGATCCGGCGGCTGCGGCGGCGGCGCTCGAGACGATCTCGAGCACTGCCGGCGCCGCCCTCGCCGACGTGCGCCTGCTGCTGACGCAGCTGCGTCACAGCCAGAGCGACGGCCCGCAGCCGACCCTCGCCGATCTCGAGGCGCTGTACGCGCAGGTGCGCGCAGCGGGCGTGCCGCTGCGGGTCGACGTCGACCCCGTGCCGCCCGGAGCGCCGCCGGCCGCGGCACAACTCGCGGTGTACCGCATCCTGCAGGAGGCGCTCACGAACGCCCTGCGCCACGGCGCTCCCGGGAAACCGGTGGACGTGCGCCTGTCGTGGTACCCGGACCGCGTCGAGGTCGCCGTCCGCAACGGGCTCGCCGAGCGCGCGCCGACCGGCGCCGACCCGGCCCGCGGACACGGCATCATCGGCATGCGCGAGCGGGCTCAGCTGGCCGGCGGCCGGCTGGAGGCGGGTGCCCACCCCGGTGGGTCGTTCCTCGTCTCGGCCGTGATCCCGATCGGAGCCTCCGCATGA
- a CDS encoding response regulator: MIRVALVDDQALFRAGIRMLVDSQPDLEVVAEASDGRQALDVVRAARPDVVLMDIRMPVMDGLAATAELLTDAEPPRIVMLTTFDLDEAAARAIRQGASGFLLKDADPEFLLAAIRTVHSGSAVIAASATRDLFAHFAGAAPAPVPPAYAGLTEREREIFALAARGLSNAEIAAREYLSEATVKTHISRILTKLSLRDRVQLVVFAFEHGLT, translated from the coding sequence ATGATCCGCGTCGCGCTCGTCGACGACCAGGCGCTGTTCCGCGCCGGGATCCGCATGCTCGTCGACTCGCAGCCCGACCTCGAGGTCGTGGCCGAGGCATCCGATGGACGTCAAGCGCTCGACGTGGTGCGCGCGGCGCGGCCGGACGTCGTCCTCATGGACATCCGCATGCCGGTCATGGACGGGCTCGCCGCGACCGCGGAGCTGCTGACGGATGCCGAGCCGCCGCGCATCGTCATGCTCACGACGTTCGACCTCGACGAGGCCGCCGCGCGCGCGATCCGGCAGGGGGCGAGCGGCTTCCTGCTGAAGGACGCCGACCCCGAGTTCCTGCTCGCGGCGATCCGCACGGTGCATTCCGGCTCGGCCGTGATCGCGGCATCCGCCACCCGTGACCTGTTCGCCCACTTCGCAGGCGCCGCGCCGGCGCCGGTGCCACCCGCGTACGCGGGGCTGACCGAGCGCGAGCGCGAGATCTTCGCGCTCGCCGCCCGCGGGCTCTCGAACGCCGAGATCGCCGCGCGCGAGTACCTCTCGGAGGCCACGGTGAAGACGCACATCAGCCGCATCCTCACGAAGCTGTCGCTGCGCGACCGCGTGCAGCTCGTGGTCTTCGCCTTCGAGCACGGCCTGACGTAG
- a CDS encoding nitrilase-related carbon-nitrogen hydrolase produces the protein MTTVRAAISQTTWTGDKESMLDKHEGFARDAAAQDAQVVCFQELFYGPYFGITQDKKYYRFAEPADGPIVQRFAAVAKELGIVMVLPIYEEAETGVYYNTSVLVDADGSILGKYRKHHLPHLDRFWEKFYFRPGNLGYPVFETAVGRVGMYICYDRHFPEGWRELGLADAHMVFNPNATKPGLSNRLWEVEGPAAAVANGYFVLQPNRVGREDNEYGDLAVDFYGTSQVIDPRGNFVGERGSGEHEELLVRDLDLEMVREMRDDWQFYRDRRPDSYTKIAKP, from the coding sequence ATGACCACGGTACGCGCGGCCATTTCGCAGACCACCTGGACCGGCGACAAGGAGTCGATGCTCGACAAGCACGAAGGGTTCGCGCGGGATGCCGCAGCCCAGGACGCGCAGGTCGTGTGCTTCCAGGAGCTGTTCTACGGCCCGTACTTCGGGATCACGCAGGACAAGAAGTACTACCGGTTCGCAGAGCCCGCCGACGGACCCATCGTGCAGCGCTTCGCCGCGGTGGCGAAGGAGCTCGGCATCGTGATGGTGCTGCCGATCTACGAAGAGGCCGAGACCGGGGTCTACTACAACACCTCGGTGCTCGTCGACGCCGACGGGAGCATCCTCGGCAAGTACCGGAAGCACCACCTGCCGCACCTCGACCGGTTCTGGGAGAAGTTCTACTTCCGCCCCGGCAACCTCGGCTACCCGGTGTTCGAGACGGCCGTGGGGCGCGTCGGCATGTACATCTGCTACGACCGGCACTTCCCCGAAGGATGGCGCGAGCTCGGCCTCGCCGATGCCCACATGGTCTTCAACCCCAACGCCACCAAGCCCGGCCTGTCGAACCGGCTGTGGGAGGTCGAAGGCCCGGCCGCCGCGGTCGCGAACGGCTACTTCGTGCTGCAGCCGAACCGCGTCGGACGCGAGGACAACGAGTACGGAGACCTCGCCGTCGACTTCTACGGCACGAGCCAGGTGATCGACCCGCGCGGCAACTTCGTCGGCGAACGCGGCTCGGGCGAGCACGAGGAGCTGCTGGTGCGCGACCTCGACCTGGAGATGGTGCGCGAGATGCGCGACGACTGGCAGTTCTACCGCGACCGGCGCCCCGACTCCTACACGAAGATCGCGAAGCCGTGA